The Carassius carassius chromosome 37, fCarCar2.1, whole genome shotgun sequence genomic sequence tcatttttcgaacaagcagaagacataccggtttctccggtagtgggcggagctaatgcgcaaatggcaatttcattggctggcgctgatctcgtaccgcccctgttttgatttcagcaaatcattttgactgaACTCAGACAacttgattaatattcatgaacccagcagctcatcaattcatagtgcattgtatatacattagtatgatagtagaattagtagtagtattatcttttaataataattaatgatctattacaatttttttacagaaaccctcaatgaccaaaaatatcttaagcatcaccaccagtcttaagttcagttaaaatgacaaatatgcattcattaggcctaaaagttaatttttacatgaaggcattgtgctagaaatattactattatttagtaaaatgtatgtgatactgctactactgttgaaaaaatttataaaactttcttttttaaataaataattcacaatatttcttccatgttttaattttaatagcaaatcccctttatttaccaaaaataaaatgtttaaatttcataaatttaaaagacaaattaaatttgggtgaaacttgtttactgtttttcataattatgttacttgtagaaaaactttaaacacaattgtaaataagtataaagaatggcattggttttatttttagtgctaaaaagttatatttttttttattagcatatttttgtgttttgctttggtaccgaaattggtactgagaaccgtggattttcactggtatcggtaccgaatactgaaattttagtaccgtgacaacactagctgCAAGTATTAACTGTTCCAACCAAGATTGTTTTGCCTTTAGTCCAGGGTTATTGAAAAATAAAGCTATTAAATACCTTTTTAACTGAAGTAAAATcttaatattagatgaaaaatgttaatgaaaatgagaTGTTGCCTTTCTGACTGACTGCAATTAGtgtaagttgaagtactaaaattactaactgaataaaaattaagctatttataaattaataatgacaaatgtataaaatctactaaaataaagctaatttaaaattctGAAAACTATAATAGTTTATAAAGTGTACTAAAGTAACACTGATTTAGTCTTAAGTGTTGATTTTAGTGACCTGTTTCTTGTGTTCAGGTTGGTGCTGGAGCTATTGGTTGTGAGCTGCTGAAAAACTTTGCTATGATGGGCTTGGCCAGTGGTGAAGGAGAGGTCATAGTTACTGACATGGACACTATAGAGAAATCCAATCTCAATCGACAGTTCCTCTTTAGGCCTTGGGACGTTACGGTGAGATTGACTGACACAGACTGGAGAAGGAAGGAATTTTATGTCTTTCACGATTGGTTGCTGATGAGTTTGTTGTTCCTTTGAGCAGAAGATGAAGAGCGaaaccgctgctgctgctgtgaagCTGATGAACCCATCAGTCCGCATCACGGGTCATCAGAACCGTGTAGGGCCTGAGACTGAGAAGGTCTATGATGATGACTTCTTTGAAAGCCTTGATGGAGTGGCAAATGCTCTTGACAATGTAGATGCCCGTAAGTAATAGTTTTAGAAAGCAAAGTGGCTGGTCATATAGGTCACTTCATAATGTAACATTCAAAAAACTATTTGGAGAAATCAACTCTGCATGCTTTTCTTGTCCAGGTATGTATATGGACCGGAGGTGTGTGTACTACCGTAAGCCATTGCTGGAGTCTGGTACTCTCGGCACCAAAGGGAACGTGCAGGTGGTCATTCCCTTCCTCACAGAGTCGTACAGCTCCAGCCAGGATCCTCCAGAGAAGTCCATTCCTATCTGCACGCTCAAAAACTTCCCTAATGCTATCGAACACACCCTTCAggtaacttttcaaactttctttgTGGTGAACGTCTGGTGTCTTAAGCCTTGCATACCTTGATTGACCTAAACTGACTGTTTACCCACCTGCTTTCTTAGTGGGCTCGTGACGAGTTTGAGGGTCTATTCAAACAGCCTGTTGAAAACGCCATGCAGTATCTGACGTAAGTTCTGGTCAACCTAAACAACCTGTAAATTTTCCACGCATGGTGCTGTCAGCcggtttaaaatgtaatgttttcattcCTCCCCAGAGACCCAAAGTTTATGGAGCGCACACTGAAGCTCCCTGGAGCGCAGCCGTTGGAGGTGGTGGAGGCAGTATACAAGAGCCTGGTGACAGATTACCCACGCAGCTGGGAGGACTGTGTAGCCTGGGCCCGCAACCACTTTCAGTGTCAATATAACAACAACATCCGTCAGCTACTGCACAATTTCCCTCCAGACCAGGTGAGGCCTTTCTGTTCTCATTTAATCAGCTATCATTGGATGGTGTTTACATAAAATGAACCATAAAGGGTCAATCACATGACACCTTTTTCATATCTAACAGGAAATAGTAACCCAGTGGTGCTATTTAGTCGTTTTTTAACTGAAATTTGAATTTAacgtttttaaaagtttttacttTCTCGAAATTGTACAAAACTTGCTTTATCAACTTGCGTTTTTGCCACTTGCTTTGTGAACAGGAAAATCATGGAAATGATTTGAAAAGGTTGAATGGTTGTGAAAATAGTCACACTTATATTCCTCACTGTCAAAAATGACCGCTTTGAGAACTAATGGGAAATTAATTTCTAATCTAGTGATAACAGTTGGTACTGCGCCTAAACacagtctttttttaaatataccatTTTTGAAATATCAACCTTAAGTTTGGAACACAACTTAGATTTATGGCTACTATTTTGTTGTTTTGgagtaaaacatgttttggaaaatatgtatttcatATAAAATCTATAATCTGCCAGGTGTTGtcttttaaaaagagaccaaacaTAGGTCTGTGCTAAAATTTCATTTTCAGGTCTATGCTCAAAAATTGGTTAGCAGGTAATGGGTTATAACAActaggtaaaaaataatttactgccATAAAATcccctaaaaatacaaaatattaaaaaacataaagTAAAATCTTGTACATTCACAAACTGGTTATTTTTGACTGCTATGTGAGGAGCACCAGAggcttaatttattaaaatacattaaaatagctGTTTATAAATACAATTACTTTGAtgcataaaaatcaataaaatgtatttagaaaataGTGTGAATTTCCATTTAATACCAACTGTATTGAACATTTAGTTTAATGTCTTCCTGCTCTTTCTGTCTAGCTTACAAGTTCTGGGGCGCCATTTTGGTCAGGTCCAAAAAGATGTCCCCATCCATTAGAATTCAGCACTAACAATGTGAGTATTCACTGTGAAAAGACAAGTCTTGATTTGAAATTTCATGTCATAAAAAAATGATTGATCTTGATATTATGGTTGGTAGGATCTTCACATGGACTACATTATGGCAGCAGCTAATTTGCTTGCCCAATCATATGGCCTGCCGGGCTCCACTGAACGTTCTGCTCTGACTAAACTGCTGCAGGATATTAAAGTGCCTGAGTTCATACCCAAATCAGGAGTCAAGATCCACGTGTCTGATCAGGAGCTGCAGAGTGCCAGTGCATCAATCGGTAAGAGGAGACGAAGAGTTGCTGAACTCAACCTTTTTGTTCCAGTGATGCCAGAACAAAGGAAACTGGATGCTAAAGCAAATGCTAGGTTTCACTGTCCTGTCATTGCTAATTTTTCTATTGGTCTGTTCTCAGACGACTCTAGGCTTGAAGAACTGAAGACACTGTTGCCTTCTACAGAAGCGTCTTCTCAATTCAAGCTCTGTCCCATTGAGTTTGAAAAGGTACCACTTATAACTTGACCTCAATTTCCTGACCTTTAGAGCTGTTGAACTTCagttaaaatgctaattaaattCTCTTCTTCAGGACGATGACACAAACTTTCATATGGACTTCATTGTAGCAGCTTCTAATCTAAGAGCAGAGAATTATGACATTCCTCCTGCAGATAGACACAAGGTGAGAGGACCAGTGTAATGGTTTCTTAACCCTCTTGGGAGTCAAATCCCACCCTTCACATGTCCTCACCTTTCTTTTTCATCTTTCAGAGCAAACTCATTGCTGGAAAAATCATTCCAGCAATCGCCACAACGACAGCTGCCGTGGTGGGTCTGGTGTGTCTGGAGCTGCTGAAGATCATTCAGGGCCACAAGAAGGTTGAGTCCTACAAGAATGGCTTCATGAACCTTGCTCTGCCTTTCTTTGGTTTCTCTGAGCCCATAGCTGCTCCCAAGCACAAGGTAACCAACAGCATTGTGCATTACAGCAGCAGAGCTGGTGTCTCTTTGATTATGAATGAGCTCTTTTGACACTTGCTTTCTTCTGCAGTACTATGAGATTGATTGGACGCTTTGGGACCGCTTTGAGGTGAAGGGCATTCAGTCCAGTGGTGAAGAAATGACACTCCGACAGTTCTTGGACTATTTCAAGGTAATACTTGATGCTCATTGTTGATGAATTTGAAGAAACTAGTGGTAGACATTGAAAATTATTTTAGTACTCTGCAGATAAATTGCTCGATCCGTTTCGcacgttcacgtgaaggggtaggggtgtctcgattctcttttggttggagggtaaggggaagggccagatagcccttcaaacgaagatttttcgggaccacacttcaaacgaaggggtatgaattatctcggaaacatggctgctacagcgaacaaaaagacacataaatgtaagcttttttttggcataaagattttaacgaaaagtaatcatttgatttgttacattcaattgtgagttcatattaacgctcatgttactcaaagaaatgtttgcaaaaaatcgctaatatttgctaacgtcatatcattaacTGCATGATAgcgccacagcatatgtctgatcagggcgataactgccgtagacattaaTGGGGATGGGGAATTAGAAATTCGCgtctgtgcatttatctttttagagtgagtttacttaaaaacagcgattgtatcctctcgttgcTGGAGAATATAATGtggcgattcagtatttaaactttatttaataaaagtcgtggggctgCGGtgacaagttttttttctcctggatgtgtgagctgcgcgatttccgatatgtgtgtgtgtcagtaagcagctcattaatacagaacgataattaaaggctctaatacacaccagcacaccagtatatgtgtgtgttgtaagagctagacgacgaatgatgaagtgtgacggcatagtagtggtgtcccaattcttatgggaatattttctcccctaccccttgacactctgtttcaaggggaaggggtataaaatagaattgggattgggccttggTAACATTCTGATTGGTTTGGTTGCACAtatgatgctacatgcacttttacaagttgttttttactgaaatgtgtgCTGGCAGTGTGTGTGCagaaccaccctataatgattaaaaatctacccagtgtttagttttatttaatctgCTTAAATCTTTAcacctttctcaaatcgagccgatctcagatgcctgtctttgtGACGTCATAAAAACAGGCCCCTCTCACGTATGGGTAGGTGATATGggaaaaaatatcatatcacgatgttttttagaaatatcatgattcacgattttatcacaattctttgtcatgttgcttttactattttgcaagttgtctgagcattacagctaaactaatttccctattataaagactaagcctttcaaggtaacaaaaaaaaaaatatttaggccaaagagggcaaagataaaaatctttcttttttaatagcaaagataaaagaatgacaaagatacacatttacatctacacataatatacaaataaaacaaacagtgctttattttcaggtacaataggtgtatttagcagggccattcaagaaattgaatgaacaaatataaaaataaagcagtatataaactgattcctaaagcaactgtattaaatttattcagtaaagagcagtgagtgatttttctctttttgttttatattaacgttaaaggaatggttcacccaaaaaatactaaTTCTGTCAGCTGACttgtcaattctgtcatagtgttttatttttatgccaccatttacacactcaaaagtggttttaaaccagaatgagtttctttcttttgaacaTATGCTATTTTGAGGTACgttgaaaaccaaacagttgctggtccacagtgatttccttttatattcctttaaaatatctttttgtgttcagcacaagaaagaaattaataaaggTTTGAGAAAATGTGAccgtgagtaaataatgacagaaatgaaattttagggtgatctatccactgacagtaatgacagtaggctgcatATTTAATAGggctactgtccctttaagacctgcacgcatctCATATACAAGCACGTATACGTTTTTCTCTCAaccgtttactttcattttagacataaccaacttgagcatgcatgtaaaccttgtgtgttttgacagtattagcgtaAAAGATAACTTTGTTCAATAATCAGGCGCTGTTTGACAGGCGTGTATGCagcgctcagaaaaagcacaggtcacACCAGCgcgtgaatgaaacatttaaaagcgcATGCAAATAATGAAAGATTAACTCTActgctgagttaacactgctgtgaatgcatgtggcgttgtacagtatatgatggaggcgccagaactgcagctgatagaatgtgcgttGTTGCACGATACTTGATACTACTTCAACAGCAGATCGTGGAGATATTTTTATCATCCACAATCAAAAATAGTCATATCACACACTTCTActcccacgatagtttgattgacagtagcgtttCAGCACTGACTGACCTGGCGTCTCACCTTAGaaccgccctgagtgagctgccATTAGTCCATCATTGTTTCACCGcaggagcagatgtagacaagaatgaatcctaagaattaatctatatatatatgtatgtatgtgtatatatgcatgtgtgtgtgtgtgtgtgtgtgtgtgtgtatatatatatctatatatatctctatgtgtgtgtgtgtgtgtgtgtgtgtatatgtgtgtgtggtggtgtgtgtgtatatatgtgtatgtgtgtgtgtatatatgtgtgtgtgtgtgtgtgtgtgtgtatgtatgtatccatttttttttatatatggttGTTAAAGTTCTAACAATTGTAAAATGTTTGACCAAGGTTataggcatagttcacccaaaaaatttacattcagtcattactcgccctcatgtcgttctaaacctgtaagTTCATCTTCGAAGCacaaataaacattgtttttatgAAATCCGAGCTTTCTGTTTTGGCActacatagacagcaatgtaactacCACAACcatggcccagaaaggtagtaaggacattgttaaaatagtccatgtgacatcgggGATTTAACATagattttatgaagctacgaaaaatccttttgtatgcaaagaaaaaaacattttaatttgtgttctgaagattaaaGCAAgtattatgggtttggaatgacatgaaggcaatttatgacagaattttcatttttgggtgagcaatTCGTTGAAGTCATAATTGTCTAAAATAATCCATGTTACTTTAGAAAACTCCTGCCTACAGCTGGGTGATGAAATGACATATATTGAGAAAAGATTGATCAACATCGTACAGagtaattttctttatttacGGTACTCAAAGCTCTTCACAAACTgcaaaaataatcatttggtttacCTTTAACAGAAGTCTATTCCTAATGTGAAGACTTCTTTTAGTACTAAGAAGTCatcataatataattatataatgtattgAGAAATATCATACTATCAAGATGTTTATTAAcccatgttttaatttatacattgTAAAAGGTCTGTTTTACagcacttgaaaaaaataaaaggaatgtttgtcttattttatttgatttatattttaaaccatttaattgttaaatgtgtagaattaatttcattagacaatTTGACACATTTGTAATAAATCTTAACGGCTTGGCAGGTCTTAAAATTTGAAACCTCTGATGAACTACATATGACACATTCCATTATTtgtgtaaatgtttatttaacaaaaataaaaccaaaatggaAAAGTTAGGACACCCTTATGGTGCTTTTCCATTGCACGGTATGGTTTGATACTGTTCACTTTTGGGGAGTTTTCCACtgtgtacagtacctggtacttttttcagTACCACCTTGGTTGTGGTTCCAAGTGAACCATACTGTTACCAAAACGTGCAGTGTATACTCTGATCACTAATTGGCTAGagagaaacttaaaaaaaaaaaaaaaaattttttttaggtttttatgattttttattttgtcctgATTTGGAAAAGCATGGAATTCAGTAGGGTTTTCTAACTTTTTCACATGACTATTTAatgctatttaatatttaatttcatattttactaTTGAATTTCCTTCCCCATTTAATTTTATGAATTGactaaaataaatactaatattcAATGTAATGGGGaagtaatatagtaatatttttagcttttttaatATGCCCTATTGGTGTCTATCCCTTGTAGAAACAAACAAATGTATGTCTTTTCGATCTTAGACCTTGCGTACTCATGGTTGTCGCTCTCTTGCTCCATCAGAATGAACACAAACTGGAGATCACCATGCTCTCTCAGGGAGTTTCCATGCTCTACTCTTTCTTCATGCCTGCCGCCAAGCTTAAAGAACGGCTGGACCTGCCGTGAGTTGGTTTTCCTATCTTCAAAGATTTACTCAATTCTAAGCATACAGGTGGCAGTGAGGCATATGAGATtgaagaaaattaaaagtttctcttttttttttttcataggatGACCGAGATCGTGACTAAGGTGTCCAAGAAGAAACTGGGGAAGCATGTTAAAGCACTAGTTTTTGAGCTCTGCTGCAACGATGAGACAGAAGAGGATGTAGAGGTCCCCTATGTCAGATACACCATCCGCTGAGAGGGTTATTGGGGTAGGGAAGGGGA encodes the following:
- the uba1 gene encoding ubiquitin-like modifier-activating enzyme 1, whose amino-acid sequence is MSSSPLSKKRRVSGSETKTGSHCSSSNSVRTELSHTPANGMAKNGNDAEIDEGLYSRQLYVLGHEAMKRMQSSSVLISGLRGLGVEIAKNVILGGVKSVTLHDQGVAEWKDLSSQFYLREEDLGKNRAEVSQTRLAELNSYVPVTSYTGALNNEYLTKFQVVVLTNSSLDEQIRLGDFCHSNGIKLIVADTRGLFGQLFCDFGEEMTVFDTNGEQPLSAMISMITKDSAGVVTCLDEARHGFESGDFVTFTEVQGMTELNGCEPIEIKTLGPYTFSICDTSSFSDYVRGGIVTQVKMPKKVAFKSLSSSMAEPEFLLTDFAKFDRPGQLHIGFQALHAFEKKHSRLPKPWNQSDADELVALAEEANAAQTGSAKQEQLDQAIIKKLSCMAAGDLAPINAFIGGLVAQEVLKACTGKFMPIMQWLYFDAVECLPEAEDAVLTEEECAPRNCRYDGQIAVFGSKLQKLLAKQRYFLVGAGAIGCELLKNFAMMGLASGEGEVIVTDMDTIEKSNLNRQFLFRPWDVTKMKSETAAAAVKLMNPSVRITGHQNRVGPETEKVYDDDFFESLDGVANALDNVDARMYMDRRCVYYRKPLLESGTLGTKGNVQVVIPFLTESYSSSQDPPEKSIPICTLKNFPNAIEHTLQWARDEFEGLFKQPVENAMQYLTDPKFMERTLKLPGAQPLEVVEAVYKSLVTDYPRSWEDCVAWARNHFQCQYNNNIRQLLHNFPPDQLTSSGAPFWSGPKRCPHPLEFSTNNDLHMDYIMAAANLLAQSYGLPGSTERSALTKLLQDIKVPEFIPKSGVKIHVSDQELQSASASIDDSRLEELKTLLPSTEASSQFKLCPIEFEKDDDTNFHMDFIVAASNLRAENYDIPPADRHKSKLIAGKIIPAIATTTAAVVGLVCLELLKIIQGHKKVESYKNGFMNLALPFFGFSEPIAAPKHKYYEIDWTLWDRFEVKGIQSSGEEMTLRQFLDYFKNEHKLEITMLSQGVSMLYSFFMPAAKLKERLDLPMTEIVTKVSKKKLGKHVKALVFELCCNDETEEDVEVPYVRYTIR